In candidate division KSB1 bacterium, the following proteins share a genomic window:
- a CDS encoding transposase, translating into KGKPYWNLLALGEGKGGRRAYLGAALSPDKSQASWISLLEALEIPNSGRGLLVIHDGDQAIATALGFILPKAKSRLCAWHQLRNVFLKTRELFPNDWDKVKQAVQVAKMRLETKEPKTTSPLERGIKEYRRRTRPMDGFKSPMGAANFLRIWLAKENARIAKEDWLKAVVN; encoded by the coding sequence AAAGGTAAGCCTTACTGGAACCTTTTAGCCTTAGGTGAAGGCAAGGGTGGCCGAAGAGCTTATCTTGGCGCAGCTTTATCTCCAGATAAGAGTCAAGCTTCTTGGATAAGCCTTCTTGAAGCTTTAGAGATTCCTAATAGCGGACGGGGGTTACTGGTTATCCACGATGGTGACCAGGCTATCGCCACTGCCTTAGGCTTTATCTTGCCTAAAGCTAAAAGTCGCCTATGTGCCTGGCATCAACTCCGCAATGTCTTCCTTAAGACAAGGGAACTATTTCCTAATGACTGGGACAAAGTGAAACAGGCTGTTCAGGTAGCCAAAATGAGACTGGAAACTAAAGAGCCAAAGACAACGTCACCTTTGGAGAGGGGTATAAAGGAGTACCGGAGGCGCACTAGACCTATGGATGGCTTCAAGTCTCCTATGGGAGCTGCTAACTTCTTGAGAATCTGGCTAGCCAAAGAAAATGCCAGAATAGCAAAGGAAGATTGGCTTAAGGCTGTGGTAAACTAA